In Flammeovirgaceae bacterium, the sequence TTAAGCACAAGACCATAGTACTTTTTGTCTGTGCAGCACTTGTAATGATTTTGTATTACAGTTGCTCTTCATCCCATCCGCATGATGAACAGCATGACAAAGTTCACGGCCCATTAGCCAACCGCTTGCGCGCCTACACCGACAGTATTGAATACGAAAAATCATCGCTTGATGCCATGCAGCAGGTAAGGCTGGTGCTGGCACAGGTTCACGATACAGTTTCTGTGCTTCTTCCAGAACGCACTTCCATGATTCGTTCCTATCCCTGCAGTAATTGTCATACACAGCCTTTGGCGAAATTAAGTGCCGGCAGAAAAGCCGATGAGAAAAAATCGCACTGGGATATAGCCATCATCCACGGAAGTGCAGAAGTAATGAACTGCCAAACCTGTCATGATGAGAAAAAC encodes:
- a CDS encoding cytochrome C; protein product: MIKHKTIVLFVCAALVMILYYSCSSSHPHDEQHDKVHGPLANRLRAYTDSIEYEKSSLDAMQQVRLVLAQVHDTVSVLLPERTSMIRSYPCSNCHTQPLAKLSAGRKADEKKSHWDIAIIHGSAEVMNCQTCHDEKNMNELVSLTGNAILFDESFKQCRQCHSTQYADWVGGSHGKRLGGWLPPRIMNTCVNCHNPHKPAFASRWPSRLNTSSLTE